A genome region from Mesorhizobium sp. B2-1-8 includes the following:
- the hemH gene encoding ferrochelatase yields the protein MTPANVVDPKTIKPVGPTAGYAPARAGKVGVMLLNLGTPDGTEFKPMWRYLREFLSDPRVIELNKAIWYPILYGLVLTRRPKKSGANYARIWNREKNESPLRTYTRAQGEKLAEALRDLPDVVVDWAMRYGNPSTSSVAERLVAQGCDRILSFPLYPQYSATTTATANDQLFRALMKMRAAPAVRSVPPYYAEPVYIEALASSIERQLATLDFEPELVITSYHGIPKPYSDKGDPYRAHCLETTRLLREKLGWDENKLITTFQSRFGAQEWLQPYTDKTVEKLAKDGVKSIAIVNPGFSVDCIETLDEIGREAAETFHHAGGENFAHIPCLNDSPEGMAVIEAMVRRELSGWA from the coding sequence ATGACGCCTGCCAATGTTGTCGACCCCAAGACGATCAAGCCGGTCGGCCCGACGGCGGGATACGCGCCGGCCAGGGCCGGCAAGGTTGGCGTCATGCTGCTCAATCTCGGCACGCCCGACGGTACCGAATTCAAGCCGATGTGGCGGTATCTCCGGGAATTCCTGTCCGATCCGCGCGTCATAGAGCTCAACAAGGCGATCTGGTATCCGATCCTCTATGGGCTGGTGCTGACCAGGCGACCTAAGAAGTCGGGCGCCAACTATGCCCGGATCTGGAACCGGGAGAAGAACGAGTCGCCTCTGCGCACCTACACCCGCGCACAAGGTGAAAAACTGGCCGAGGCGCTACGAGACCTGCCCGATGTCGTCGTCGACTGGGCGATGCGTTACGGCAACCCTTCGACATCGAGCGTCGCCGAAAGGCTGGTGGCGCAAGGCTGCGACCGCATCCTTTCATTCCCGCTCTATCCGCAATATTCGGCGACGACGACCGCCACCGCCAACGACCAGCTGTTCCGGGCGCTGATGAAGATGCGCGCGGCACCTGCCGTCCGCAGTGTGCCGCCCTACTATGCCGAGCCGGTCTACATCGAGGCGCTCGCCAGTTCGATCGAACGGCAGCTGGCGACGCTCGATTTCGAGCCGGAGTTGGTCATCACCTCCTATCACGGAATCCCGAAACCCTATTCCGACAAGGGCGATCCCTATCGGGCGCATTGCCTGGAGACGACGCGGCTGCTGCGCGAAAAACTCGGCTGGGACGAGAACAAGCTGATCACCACCTTCCAGTCGCGCTTCGGCGCGCAGGAATGGCTGCAGCCATATACCGACAAGACGGTGGAGAAGCTGGCCAAGGACGGCGTCAAATCGATTGCCATCGTCAATCCCGGCTTTTCCGTCGACTGCATCGAGACGCTGGACGAGATCGGCCGCGAGGCGGCCGAGACCTTCCATCATGCCGGTGGCGAAAACTTCGCCCACATCCCATGCCTCAACGACAGCCCCGAGGGCATGGCGGTGATCGAAGCGATGGTACGCCGCGAACTGTCAGGCTGGGCCTGA
- a CDS encoding bifunctional metallophosphatase/5'-nucleotidase: MKKLAAIAALSVSTLGLSAGASFADYTLNILHINDWHSRIEGNNKYESTCSAEEETKGECIGGAGRLITAIAQERKKLEGQNVLLLSAGDNFQGSLFYTTYKGKVEGEFLNDMKFDAMALGNHEFDDGEAALAPFLDMIKFPVLGANVKANAQSKLGDRVKPSIVVEVGGQKIGIIGAVTNDTPELASPGPNITIEDDVKSITAEVEKLKGEGINKIIAVTHIGYNRERDVIAKIPGIDVVVGGHSHTLLSNTDSKAAGPYPTMVDNPGGYKVPVVQAASYSKYLGEFKVVFDDNGVVKSASGDPIYLDKSITPDPAVLARIKELGAPIEALKNKEVAETTDVIDGSRESCRAKECAMGNLVSDAILDRVKGQGVEIVISNGGGLRASIDKGMGEVLTVLPFQNTLATFQISGKDLVAGLEGGLSQIEDGAGRFPQVAGLKYSFDRSVAPNTGRVKSVEVMENGAWTPINPDKDYLVATNNYVRQGGDGYKVFAEKARNAYDYGPGLEQVVADYLGAHRPYTPKLDGRITEIAATTAAAPAAEPAKPAEPATPAEAAPAMPELPANSGDIANTPPAISTENPPPAPAEPAKPAETAPAPVAPAAATPAPAEPAKPAEAAPATGSHVIVNGDTYWDLAKKAYGDATKWKLIYEANKDQRPHRLVPGATLTIPAK; the protein is encoded by the coding sequence ATGAAGAAGCTTGCCGCCATTGCCGCCCTTTCCGTGTCGACACTTGGCCTGTCGGCCGGCGCATCCTTTGCCGACTACACACTGAACATCCTGCATATCAATGACTGGCACAGCCGCATCGAAGGCAACAACAAATATGAATCGACCTGCTCTGCCGAGGAGGAGACCAAGGGCGAATGCATCGGCGGCGCCGGCCGGCTGATCACCGCCATCGCCCAGGAACGCAAGAAGCTGGAAGGCCAGAACGTGCTCTTGCTCAGCGCCGGCGACAATTTCCAGGGTTCGCTGTTCTACACGACCTACAAGGGCAAGGTCGAAGGCGAGTTCCTCAACGACATGAAGTTCGACGCCATGGCGCTCGGCAACCATGAATTCGACGACGGCGAAGCCGCCCTTGCGCCCTTTCTCGACATGATCAAATTCCCGGTGCTCGGCGCCAACGTCAAGGCAAACGCGCAGTCCAAGCTCGGCGACCGCGTCAAGCCATCTATCGTCGTCGAGGTCGGCGGCCAGAAGATCGGCATCATCGGGGCCGTCACCAACGACACGCCCGAACTCGCCTCGCCCGGCCCCAACATCACGATTGAGGACGACGTCAAATCGATCACGGCCGAGGTCGAGAAGCTCAAGGGAGAAGGCATCAACAAGATCATCGCCGTGACCCATATCGGCTACAACAGGGAACGCGACGTCATTGCCAAGATCCCCGGCATCGATGTCGTGGTCGGCGGCCACAGCCACACGCTTCTTTCCAACACCGATTCGAAGGCGGCTGGCCCCTACCCGACGATGGTCGACAATCCCGGCGGCTACAAGGTGCCGGTGGTGCAGGCGGCGTCCTATTCGAAATATCTCGGCGAGTTCAAGGTGGTGTTCGACGACAATGGCGTCGTCAAATCGGCAAGCGGCGACCCGATCTATCTCGACAAGTCGATCACGCCCGATCCCGCGGTGCTCGCTCGCATCAAGGAACTCGGCGCACCGATCGAGGCCTTGAAGAACAAGGAAGTGGCCGAGACCACCGACGTCATCGACGGCAGCCGTGAGAGTTGCCGCGCCAAGGAATGCGCGATGGGCAACCTCGTCTCCGACGCCATCCTCGACCGCGTCAAGGGACAAGGCGTCGAGATCGTCATCTCCAACGGTGGTGGCCTGCGCGCCTCGATCGACAAGGGCATGGGCGAGGTGCTGACCGTGCTGCCGTTCCAGAACACGCTGGCGACCTTCCAGATTTCCGGCAAGGATCTGGTCGCCGGGCTCGAAGGCGGTCTCAGCCAGATCGAGGACGGTGCCGGCCGCTTCCCGCAGGTGGCGGGTCTCAAATATTCCTTCGACAGGTCGGTCGCGCCCAATACCGGCCGTGTGAAGTCGGTGGAGGTGATGGAAAACGGCGCCTGGACGCCGATCAATCCCGACAAGGACTATCTGGTCGCCACCAACAACTATGTCCGCCAGGGCGGCGACGGCTACAAGGTCTTCGCCGAAAAGGCCAGGAACGCCTATGATTATGGCCCTGGCCTCGAACAGGTCGTTGCCGACTATCTCGGCGCCCACCGGCCCTATACGCCGAAGCTCGACGGCCGCATCACTGAGATCGCCGCGACGACTGCGGCAGCTCCCGCCGCCGAGCCGGCCAAGCCTGCCGAACCCGCAACGCCCGCCGAAGCTGCGCCGGCGATGCCTGAACTGCCTGCCAACTCAGGCGATATCGCCAACACGCCGCCAGCCATATCGACGGAAAACCCGCCACCGGCACCTGCCGAGCCGGCAAAGCCTGCCGAGACCGCTCCCGCGCCGGTCGCTCCCGCCGCGGCGACACCCGCGCCCGCCGAGCCGGCAAAGCCCGCTGAAGCCGCACCGGCCACAGGCAGCCATGTCATCGTTAACGGCGATACCTACTGGGATCTGGCGAAGAAAGCCTATGGCGACGCGACCAAGTGGAAACTCATCTATGAGGCGAACAAGGATCAAAGGCCGCATCGGCTTGTGCCGGGCGCGACCCTGACCATCCCGGCGAAGTAA
- a CDS encoding homospermidine synthase: MANENWPVYGEITGPVVMIGFGSIGHGTLPLIERHFKFDKSRMTVIDPRDTDRKLLDERGITFVQEAVTEKNYKKLLTPLLTNGGGQGFCVNLSVDTGSVDLMRLCRKLGVLYIDTVVEPWLGFYFDAKADNASRTNYALREALLKEKYDKPGGATAVSTCGANPGMVSWFVKQALVNLATDLGMEFSEPAQEDREGWAKLMKKAGVKGIHIAERDTQRTKKPKPMDVFWNTWSVEGFISEGLQPAELGWGTHETWMPKNGKKHKHGSKAAIYLEQPGANTRVRSWCPTPGPQYGLLVTHNEAISIADFFTVHSKKGKVQYRPTCHYAYHPCNDAMLSLDEMFGAAGKPQPVHHVLDENELVDGVDELGVLLYGHDKNAYWYGSQLSLAEARKLAPYQNATGMQVTSAVLAGMVWALENPAAGIVEADEMDYKRCLDVQSPYLGPVKGYYTDWTPLDRRPGLFPEDLDRSDPWQFRNILVR, translated from the coding sequence ATGGCGAATGAAAACTGGCCCGTTTACGGTGAGATCACCGGCCCCGTGGTGATGATCGGCTTTGGTTCGATCGGACACGGAACGCTGCCGCTCATCGAACGCCATTTCAAGTTCGACAAGTCGCGCATGACGGTCATCGACCCGCGCGATACCGATCGCAAGCTGCTCGACGAGCGCGGCATCACCTTCGTCCAGGAAGCGGTGACCGAGAAGAATTACAAAAAGCTTTTGACGCCGCTGCTGACCAATGGTGGTGGCCAGGGCTTTTGCGTCAACCTGTCGGTCGACACCGGCTCGGTGGACCTGATGCGGCTCTGCCGCAAGCTCGGCGTGCTTTACATCGACACCGTCGTCGAGCCCTGGCTTGGCTTCTATTTCGACGCCAAGGCCGACAATGCCAGCCGCACCAACTATGCGTTGCGCGAGGCGCTGCTCAAGGAAAAGTACGACAAGCCGGGCGGCGCCACCGCCGTCTCCACCTGCGGTGCCAATCCCGGCATGGTGTCCTGGTTCGTCAAGCAGGCGCTGGTCAATCTCGCCACCGATCTAGGCATGGAGTTCTCCGAGCCCGCGCAGGAAGACCGCGAGGGCTGGGCCAAGCTCATGAAGAAGGCTGGCGTCAAGGGCATCCACATCGCCGAGCGCGACACCCAGCGCACCAAGAAGCCCAAGCCCATGGATGTGTTCTGGAACACCTGGTCGGTCGAGGGCTTCATCTCGGAAGGATTGCAGCCGGCCGAGCTCGGCTGGGGCACGCACGAGACCTGGATGCCGAAGAACGGCAAGAAGCACAAGCACGGTTCCAAGGCCGCGATCTACCTGGAGCAACCGGGCGCCAACACCCGCGTGCGCTCCTGGTGCCCGACGCCCGGACCGCAATATGGTCTGCTGGTGACGCACAACGAGGCTATCTCGATCGCCGATTTCTTCACCGTGCATTCCAAGAAGGGGAAGGTTCAGTACCGCCCGACCTGCCACTACGCCTACCATCCCTGCAACGATGCGATGCTGTCGCTGGACGAGATGTTCGGTGCCGCCGGCAAGCCGCAGCCGGTGCACCACGTGCTCGACGAGAACGAACTGGTCGACGGTGTCGACGAACTCGGCGTCCTGCTCTACGGCCACGACAAGAATGCCTACTGGTACGGTTCCCAGCTGTCGCTCGCCGAGGCGCGCAAGCTGGCCCCCTATCAGAACGCCACCGGCATGCAGGTTACCTCGGCGGTTCTGGCCGGCATGGTCTGGGCGCTGGAAAATCCGGCCGCCGGCATCGTCGAGGCCGACGAGATGGACTACAAGCGCTGCCTGGACGTGCAGTCGCCCTATCTCGGACCGGTCAAGGGCTATTATACCGACTGGACGCCGCTCGACAGACGCCCGGGTCTCTTCCCGGAGGACCTCGACCGCAGCGACCCGTGGCAATTCCGCAACATCCTCGTCCGATAG